From Equus przewalskii isolate Varuska chromosome 2, EquPr2, whole genome shotgun sequence:
AGTGAGGCTGTGATTCAATGGGACCAGCCAGCCCCAAAGGAAGGgcatttccatctctctccccagcactTCCACTAGCAAAACCCACCTTCCTGAGCTGCCACTCTGTGGTTTCTCTGAGTCTTGACTCTCTGAGGACAGAAGAGATGCATTCCCATGCCCACAGAGACCGTAAAAGGAAAGGATGCGGCCCCTGGTGTACAGCTctggactgagcccttaactacTTAATTTGCTCTCTGATCTTGACCTGGCACCACTGGGTAGAGTACGCTGTTTTTCCTGCTACAGACATGCTTCTATCTGCATTCAGGCCAAGCTCTCCAAGGTGCTGGCTGTCTTTGGCATGGACAATAGAGGGACTTCATACAGACAGCATGGGAGGGTACAAAGGGAATGATAGCTACATCTGTTTGGATAAAGAGGTTGAATTTAGGATAAGACTGCATCTGTAGAAGTTGGGTTTAGAGCTCTCTAATAAAGGACACAGCTAGGTCTGAGGCTTTCAACTGgttgtttctttctgctttgtcaGAATTCAGACTGGTGGCAGGTATCTTCCAACCTGCACCTAACTGGCAACAAAGTGATCAGGGCCCTGGTTCTGCACATGTGTGGCCCAAGGGCAGTCCTTTCATCTGTACAGACCCCAGGAGCTCCAGGTCGTGTGCCCATTTGCTTCGCCACTCACCACTCTTGTTGAGGAAGGTCCCAGCCTCACAGGGCACACACTCGAAGCAACAGTGGTGGACACCCACAATCACTTGTGCATGCCCTTCAAGGCAGTTGCTGGAGCACACAGATGTCGGCACCTGCAAGAAGCCACAGGTGCTCTGCAACCACATGGAGGAGCCCAAGTCAAGGGACGTTCACATGCAGAATGGAAAACAGAAtctctgtccctctgccctgCTGGTTCACTCCCAGGGCAGAGCCCCTGGTTGGATGAATCAGCAGCAATGGGGCCTGCTAGCCAGTCGAGCTTccctggcagggctggggagagccAGAGCAGCCTGGTACCTGAAAGCCCCACTCCTGCCCTGTGTAAGCTGCGTCAGCATCAACCCCAGGATCCAGGCTGCCCATAAGGCTGTCACCTGGTTAGTAACCACATCCCCATTACCTGGTTGTCCTTTCCATGCCACTGGATTTTGGTCTTATTTATGTCAAGCCTAACTGGAGACCATCTGGAGGAGCCAATGACCTGGAAGGTCCACTTGGGGCCACTCCAGTCCCAGGCAATTATGTCATAGCTGCTGAGGGGGTCCCTGTTGTCATTAAATGTCACAACGTCCTCGTGTAGAAGGAAATTCACCTTGTGGATCTGCTCCAGAAGCTGAAACAAACAGAGATCATGGAGCCACCATAGACGACATAGGCTGCTCTTCCTCGACCCTCCAGACCTGGACAGCCCAGGAAACAAGTACCTGGGGCCTTGATGGGCTTCTATCTGGGTGGTTTCAGCCCATCTGGAAGTTCTAGTCCCTTCCTCAGAGCCCCCTTCCCTCCTAGAAGGCCCCTTGACCTTCACAACCAGTCTTCTGAATTTACAGCGATTTTTAGCCATGGACCCAAGGCATGGTGGGTGGCAGGAGCCAAGGTTCAGGGAAGAGAAGCCTAAGAGAAGGGATCAGCCCTCTAGTTGGTGGCCTTTGCCCCCGACCTCCAGCACTTACGGTGGCCAGAGAGTGGCCTCTCTGCTTGCCTCAGGAAAGCACCCTCACTTGGGGTACCAGGAGCTGGGCTGCCTTACCTGCCCAGGGTAGACTTGGCCCCTGGAACAGGCTCCTGAGGTGCAGCCCAGGAGCTGGTGGAGGCCATGGGCCACGGCATAGACAGCCCGGTATACGTTGTACGAGTTGCTCATGGCGAATGCTCCGAACGTGGGCATCTCCTGTGCCGTGAACGCCTGGCACTCTCTGCAGAGCTGGTTGCTGCTGCACCAAGAGCCCCTGGGGCAAGGCCCCTGGATCCCCTTGTCTGCCCGGACATAGGCCTCTTCAAACTCCTTCAGGCCAGGGACAGTCCTCTGCTGGATGGCCACGCCCAGCACTGTGCCGATGCCCCAGATCCCGGGCACGCTGCTCAGGTGTGTGGAGATGGCCCAGTCTTCTGAGGCAATCCACACCTTGGCAGTCAGGTTGGCCAGCACCACAGACTCAAAGAACACCCTGGCCGGCTGCCTGCTGGAGAAGACGACCACGACGGTGGTCCTCGCCCAGTCCAGGCGGCTCATCATGTTCCACATGCTGTCATCGCCTGGCCGAGCAGAGGAGGGCACAATGCCCTTGAAGGCAATGCAGATGCCCTGCTGGGTGCCCTGGTTCTCCAGCGCCTGCACCCCCAGCTGCCCGTACTCGTCGTCGCTGCCCACCAACGAGATCCAGACCCACCCAAAACTCTGCAGCAGCAGTACCATGATCTCCACCTGGTACTTATCACTGGGGATGGTGTGCAGAAAAGAAGGGTACTGCCGCTTCACGCCAAGCGTCTCGCTGCTGGGCTTGTAGCTGATCTGTGGGGGTTCAGTTCAGCGAGGTCAGTGGCAGCAGCCTCGACTGAGGGTCCCCACGGTGccggccctgtgctgggcacaggaACCCAGGGAGGACAGAGACAAGGCCCTGGCCCTGGTTCTCAAGGAGAGCAATACTTGACATGAGACTGACAAGTTACATATGGAGAAGAGGGCAGGCCCCGAGGCAAGGCTTCTGGGAGAGGAATGGGAATCTGCCTAGTGGACAAAGAGGACAAAACCTGGCTGCAGGGAGTGAAATGGTGTCGTGTGCTCGGGATCCTACATGCACTCCCATTTGGTTGGAGGCCGGATGCCAGGAACAAGAACTCAGGGCAGGAAGCCTGAACTCCCATGCTAAGGGGCTTGGTCTTTACCCACAGGCCATGGGGAGCCCCTCAGGGTTTAGGCAGAGAACAGATGTGTTCGGACTTGTGTTTTAGGAGTATATCTCTGATTTCACTGAGGAACATGTTAGAAAAGGCTCAAGACCAGAGTCAGGGAGAACCCCTAGGAGGCTGATGAATCATCTagacaagagatgatggtggtcgGAGTTAAAGCTGTGGCAGTGGCAATGTAGAAGAGGGGATGGACCTGGCAGCTTTTAGAAGGTCAAAGCAGAGGCCGTGGTGTCGGCTAAacacaggggcaggggcaggaggaatgAAGGTAGAGATGGTCACTcagctgctgggctgggctggggatgcAGGAAGAACAGAGGCTTTGGTAGTGTAGGGAGGTAAGTTCAGTTGGGGCCTGCTGTGTCCATGAAGTGGACACACTGGGTGAGCATCTGGAAATGGGACTCGGTGCTCAGAAGTCAGGATGAAGCTAGAGAGGGGAAGTTCAGCCCTGGGGCTGGTGGCCGCCTGGGAACGGGAGAGCTCTCACTGGGGGAATCACCtgccttctcagaggaggtggggaagagaaaTCTCtagaggagactgagaaagaggtGCCACAGTGCAGGGGGTTCATAAGTGACAAGGAAAAGTGTCCCGGAGGAACTGGCCAGAAATGTGACAAAGTGGTCATGCAAGGTAAAGAGGGCTGAAAAGCATTCGTGGGATTTGGAGACCCAGAAGGCCCTCCAGATCCAGGTGAGAACAAGAGCGGTGAGGCAGAATCCGGGGCAGTGGGTTGAGGAGCAAATGAAAAGAGGGAGAAGCAAACAAGAATAGAGACCTCTGTGGAGAAGTCTCGATGGAGGGGCAGAGAGTGCAGTGCTGGGAGCAGACGGGCCTGGCAGGGGGAGAGGGGTAAGGCAGCTTAGAGGCtgaggagggaggctgggagaggctgaCAAGCAGAAGAGGGCGCGAGCCCAGAGGGATAGCACAGTGAGGGGcgccactcctcggagcctgagcctggaaggagggagggaaggaggagcgCAGGGGAGAGGTGGTGGGAAGCGAAGGGGAGAGGTGGTGGGAAGCGAAGAGTGTTCAGTTCTTCACAAGGAGATGGAACagtgggaggagagtgaaaggcaGAAGTTTCAGAGGAGAATGGGTTTTCCCATGAGCGTTGAGGCAGGGAGACCTGGAAGCAGCACTTGGAGAGAGACAGACGCTGGGGCAGGAATCACGATGGGCAGGGACC
This genomic window contains:
- the TAS1R1 gene encoding taste receptor type 1 member 1 isoform X2; protein product: MFMEQGWVKECAFLQFVPHLPKALLTELCVCYRAHVEVMVVDDLRGSFLPPKPGVLGGQRFSAGLGSHYRSNSFNSHGYHLFQAMRFSIEEINNSTALLPNVTLGYELYDVCSESASVYAMLRILSVPGTHHIEIQGDTSRYSPTAVAVIGPSSTNHATAAASMLSPFLVPLISYKPSSETLGVKRQYPSFLHTIPSDKYQVEIMVLLLQSFGWVWISLVGSDDEYGQLGVQALENQGTQQGICIAFKGIVPSSARPGDDSMWNMMSRLDWARTTVVVVFSSRQPARVFFESVVLANLTAKVWIASEDWAISTHLSSVPGIWGIGTVLGVAIQQRTVPGLKEFEEAYVRADKGIQGPCPRGSWCSSNQLCRECQAFTAQEMPTFGAFAMSNSYNVYRAVYAVAHGLHQLLGCTSGACSRGQVYPGQLLEQIHKVNFLLHEDVVTFNDNRDPLSSYDIIAWDWSGPKWTFQVIGSSRWSPVRLDINKTKIQWHGKDNQVPTSVCSSNCLEGHAQVIVGVHHCCFECVPCEAGTFLNKSVWTPLPTREYQRFPQLVMLDCTEAKSLGFVLAFIYNSLLSVSTFACSYLGKDLPENYNEAKCVTFSLLLNFVSWIAFFTTASVYQGKYLPAVTMLAALSCLSGGFSGYFLPKCYVILCRPDLNSTAYFQASIQEYTRRCSST